The proteins below are encoded in one region of Diceros bicornis minor isolate mBicDic1 chromosome 14, mDicBic1.mat.cur, whole genome shotgun sequence:
- the KHDC1L gene encoding putative KHDC1-like protein — KKPWWTTPEDSYLSLVCYMAEDKEEHILGFLDTDFHCMEVHKHTLIQLEGCSQQWARCNSVTIVGPPQARQWLFHIIWNPE, encoded by the exons CAAGAAGCCCTGGTGGACCACGCCTGAAGACTCTTACCTTTCATTGGTATGTTACATGGCAGAGGACAAGGAGGAGCACATCCTCG GCTTCCTTGACACAGACTTTCACTGCATGGAGGTGCACAAACACACCCTCATTCAGCTGGAGGGGTGTTCACAGCAATGGGCCAGATGCAACTCTGTCACCATAGTGGGACCACCTCAGGCAAGGCAGTGGCTGTTTCACATCATTTGGAACCCAGAGTAG